From the Desulfovibrio sp. JY genome, one window contains:
- a CDS encoding NADH-quinone oxidoreductase subunit B family protein — MFGNMINKGRIKSPWVVHFDCGSCNGCDIETLACLTPLYDIERFGIINVGNPKHADVLLVTGTVNQRNKHVLKNIYDQMPGPKAVIAIGACGCTGGVFREAYNVVGGVDKVIPVDVYVPGCPARPEAIIDGVVAALEKVKTMLGMTA; from the coding sequence ATGTTCGGCAACATGATCAATAAAGGACGCATCAAGTCCCCGTGGGTGGTCCACTTCGACTGCGGCAGTTGCAACGGCTGCGACATCGAAACGCTGGCCTGCCTGACGCCCCTGTACGATATCGAACGCTTCGGCATCATAAACGTCGGCAACCCCAAGCATGCCGACGTGCTGCTGGTGACCGGCACCGTCAACCAACGCAACAAGCACGTGCTCAAAAACATCTACGACCAGATGCCCGGACCCAAGGCCGTCATCGCCATCGGCGCCTGCGGCTGTACGGGCGGCGTGTTCCGCGAGGCCTACAACGTGGTCGGCGGCGTGGACAAGGTCATCCCGGTGGACGTCTACGTCCCGGGCTGCCCGGCCCGCCCCGAGGCCATCATCGACGGCGTCGTGGCCGCGTTGGAAAAGGTCAAGACCATGCTCGGCATGACCGCCTAG
- a CDS encoding NADH-quinone oxidoreductase subunit H, whose product MIKIIIAIAALVLAPIAGALISGVDRRVTAWLQSRYGPPILQPIYDVFKLLGKEPMVTNTWQVICAYVYVTGAALSVMLLFMGSDLLLIFFVLTVGAVFLVMGALASPSPYSQVGGQRELLQMLAYEPLLILVFAAIAMVTGSFKVSAVFALDHPLLYDIPLMFIVLGYALTIKLRKSPFDISACHHAHQELVRGVYTEYSGPYLAMIEIAHWYEVILILGLCALFWSTSVVGMIILVALTYLAEIIVDNVTARLTWRWMLKSAVGMGVVLTVINMLWLYAQ is encoded by the coding sequence ATCATCAAAATCATCATCGCTATTGCGGCCCTTGTTCTGGCTCCCATCGCCGGAGCGCTGATTTCCGGCGTGGATCGTCGCGTCACCGCCTGGCTGCAGTCCCGGTACGGGCCTCCCATCCTCCAGCCGATCTATGACGTGTTCAAACTGCTCGGCAAGGAGCCCATGGTCACCAACACCTGGCAGGTCATCTGCGCCTACGTCTACGTGACCGGCGCGGCCCTGTCCGTGATGCTGCTCTTCATGGGCTCCGATCTGCTGCTCATCTTCTTCGTCCTGACGGTCGGCGCGGTGTTCCTGGTCATGGGCGCCCTGGCCTCCCCCTCGCCCTACAGCCAGGTGGGCGGCCAGCGCGAACTGCTCCAGATGCTGGCCTACGAGCCGCTTTTGATCCTCGTCTTCGCGGCCATCGCCATGGTCACCGGCAGCTTCAAGGTCAGCGCCGTGTTCGCCCTCGACCACCCCCTGCTCTATGACATCCCGCTGATGTTCATCGTGCTGGGCTATGCGCTCACCATCAAGCTGCGCAAATCGCCCTTCGACATCTCGGCCTGCCACCATGCCCACCAGGAACTGGTGCGCGGCGTGTACACCGAGTACTCCGGCCCCTATCTGGCCATGATTGAAATCGCCCACTGGTACGAAGTGATCCTGATTCTCGGACTGTGCGCGCTTTTTTGGTCGACGAGCGTCGTCGGCATGATCATCCTGGTGGCTCTGACCTATCTGGCCGAGATCATCGTGGACAACGTCACGGCCCGCCTGACCTGGCGCTGGATGCTCAAGTCCGCCGTGGGCATGGGCGTGGTCCTGACCGTGATCAACATGCTGTGGCTTTACGCCCAATAA
- a CDS encoding NADH-quinone oxidoreductase subunit L gives MLDTLVFATVLLPFLVAAMLLVLREQNVRKVILVVMGGVLILASVAMLRGGAFILSPAPLYDSLVTLGDFVILFVVLFVGLKRKNQIIIWLTAAQIVGLFWLDFFMVHGHGKTPAFFADDLSLIMVCIVSIIGSLIAIYGIGYMKEHEEHLHLAKSRQPRFFFFIVLFLGAMNGLVLANNLLWMYFFWECTTLCSFMLIGHDDTEIARKNSERALWMNVLGGAAFLFALIVLQQTTGTLSLQDLLARGPELAVAGGAILVPMFLLVFAGMTKAAQAPFQSWLTGAMVAPTPVSALLHSSTMVKAGVYLIVRLAPIYVGTYLSNFIALFGAVVFLGMAALAVGQSNGKKILAYSTISNLGLIIACAGINTPAAITAAILLIIFHAISKALLFLCVGTVEQKIGSRDIEDMRGLYGVMPRTALIMILAIATLMLPPFGMLMAKWMAIESATGQFLIMIMLVLGSALTVLFWARWAGTMLSVPFGRPKPEVQLPSVRLPLVILAAMALGASLLSPLIYTGLVAPVVAMYYHSTAYVVHLGNLDSPTGVFIIYPLFILLGLGLYFAVKQARKVTAAEVAAPYMCGEQLKVDGKPGFLGPLGLPVAATASNYYLDQFFGEAVLSKWINVVALAVLVIMLFGGAL, from the coding sequence ATGCTCGACACGTTGGTGTTTGCGACGGTGCTGCTGCCATTTCTGGTCGCAGCCATGTTGCTCGTTTTGCGTGAGCAAAACGTGCGCAAGGTCATCCTGGTGGTTATGGGGGGGGTGCTCATCCTCGCCTCCGTGGCCATGCTGCGCGGCGGAGCATTCATCCTGTCGCCAGCCCCACTGTATGACTCCCTCGTCACTCTTGGCGACTTCGTCATACTCTTCGTGGTGCTGTTTGTGGGTCTCAAACGCAAGAACCAGATCATCATCTGGCTCACCGCCGCCCAGATCGTCGGCCTTTTCTGGCTCGACTTCTTCATGGTCCACGGCCATGGAAAAACGCCGGCCTTTTTCGCCGACGACCTGAGCCTGATCATGGTGTGCATCGTCTCCATCATCGGCTCGCTGATCGCCATCTACGGCATCGGCTACATGAAGGAGCACGAGGAGCACCTGCATCTGGCCAAGTCCAGGCAGCCGCGCTTTTTCTTCTTCATCGTGCTGTTCCTGGGCGCCATGAACGGCCTGGTTCTGGCCAACAACCTGCTGTGGATGTACTTCTTCTGGGAGTGCACCACCCTGTGTTCGTTCATGCTCATCGGCCATGACGACACCGAGATCGCCCGCAAGAACTCCGAACGCGCCCTGTGGATGAACGTGCTCGGCGGCGCGGCCTTCCTCTTCGCGCTCATCGTGTTGCAGCAGACCACCGGCACCCTGTCGCTCCAGGATCTCCTGGCCCGCGGGCCGGAACTGGCCGTGGCCGGCGGCGCCATCCTGGTGCCCATGTTCCTGCTGGTCTTCGCCGGCATGACCAAGGCCGCCCAGGCCCCGTTCCAGAGCTGGCTGACCGGTGCCATGGTCGCCCCGACCCCGGTCTCGGCGTTGCTGCACTCCTCGACCATGGTCAAGGCCGGCGTGTACCTCATCGTGCGCCTGGCCCCGATCTACGTCGGAACCTACTTGAGCAACTTCATCGCGCTTTTTGGCGCGGTGGTCTTCCTGGGCATGGCCGCCCTGGCCGTGGGGCAGTCCAACGGCAAGAAGATCCTGGCCTATTCCACGATCTCCAACCTGGGGCTCATCATCGCCTGCGCCGGCATCAACACCCCGGCGGCCATCACCGCCGCCATCCTGCTCATCATCTTCCACGCCATCTCCAAGGCCCTGCTCTTTTTGTGCGTGGGCACGGTGGAGCAGAAGATCGGTTCGCGTGACATCGAGGACATGCGCGGGCTCTATGGCGTCATGCCCCGCACGGCGCTGATCATGATCCTGGCTATCGCGACCCTGATGCTGCCGCCTTTCGGCATGCTCATGGCCAAGTGGATGGCCATCGAGTCCGCCACGGGGCAGTTCCTGATCATGATCATGCTGGTTCTGGGCTCGGCCCTGACCGTGCTCTTCTGGGCCCGCTGGGCCGGCACCATGCTGTCCGTGCCCTTCGGCCGGCCCAAGCCCGAGGTCCAGCTCCCCTCCGTGCGCCTGCCGCTGGTCATCCTGGCCGCCATGGCCCTCGGGGCGAGCCTGCTCTCCCCGCTGATCTACACCGGCCTGGTGGCCCCGGTCGTGGCCATGTACTACCATAGCACGGCCTACGTCGTGCACCTGGGCAACCTGGATTCGCCAACGGGCGTGTTCATCATCTATCCGCTCTTTATCCTTCTTGGCCTGGGCCTGTACTTCGCCGTCAAGCAGGCGCGCAAGGTGACCGCTGCCGAGGTCGCCGCGCCCTACATGTGCGGCGAGCAGCTCAAGGTCGACGGCAAGCCCGGCTTCCTCGGTCCCCTGGGCCTGCCCGTGGCCGCCACCGCCAGCAACTACTATCTTGACCAGTTCTTCGGCGAGGCCGTGCTGTCCAAGTGGATCAACGTGGTCGCACTGGCCGTGCTCGTGATCATGCTTTTCGGAGGCGCCCTGTGA
- the groES gene encoding co-chaperone GroES, translating to MKLKPLGDRVLVKRLEQEEVTKGGIIIPDSAKEKPMKGEVIAVGPGKLDDKGSHMKMHVEKGNLVLFNKYAGTEIKIDDDELLVMREDDILAVIEA from the coding sequence ATGAAGCTCAAACCCTTAGGCGATCGCGTGCTTGTCAAACGGCTGGAACAGGAGGAAGTCACGAAGGGTGGCATCATCATCCCCGACTCCGCCAAGGAAAAGCCCATGAAAGGCGAGGTCATCGCCGTCGGTCCGGGCAAGCTCGACGACAAGGGCTCCCACATGAAGATGCATGTCGAAAAGGGCAATCTGGTCCTTTTCAACAAGTACGCCGGCACCGAGATCAAGATCGACGACGACGAGCTCCTCGTGATGCGCGAGGACGACATCCTGGCCGTCATCGAGGCCTAA
- the groL gene encoding chaperonin GroEL (60 kDa chaperone family; promotes refolding of misfolded polypeptides especially under stressful conditions; forms two stacked rings of heptamers to form a barrel-shaped 14mer; ends can be capped by GroES; misfolded proteins enter the barrel where they are refolded when GroES binds), with protein sequence MAAKEILFDSKAREKLKHGVDKLANAVKVTLGPKGRNVVIEKSFGSPIITKDGVTVAKEVELEDKFENMGAQMVKEVASKTSDIAGDGTTTATILAQAIFTEGVKLVAAGRNPMAIKRGIDKAVASVVAELETLAKPTRDQKEIAQVGTISANSDATIGNIIAEAMNKVGKEGVITVEEAKGMETTLDVVEGMQFDRGYLSPYFVTDPERMVCELDEPLILINEKKIAAMKDLLPVLEQVAKMSRPLLIVAEDIEGEALATLVVNKLRGTLQVCAVKAPGFGDRRKAMLEDIAILTGGQAVSEDLGVKLENITLVDLGKAKRVLVDKENTTIVDGSGDADKIKARVKQIRAQIDETTSSYDKEKLQERLAKIVGGVAVINVGAATETEMKEKKARVEDALNATRAAVEEGIVPGGGVALVRCVKNLPDLKPADDDERAGIDIVLRAIEEPLRQIAGNAGFEGSIVVAKVRDGKEGFGFNAATGEYEDLIKAGVIDPKKVTRIALQNSSSVAGLLLTTEAAICEKPEPKKDMPPMPGGGMGGMGGMY encoded by the coding sequence ATGGCTGCCAAAGAGATTCTGTTCGATTCCAAAGCGCGCGAAAAGCTGAAACATGGTGTTGACAAGCTGGCCAACGCCGTAAAGGTCACCCTGGGACCCAAGGGCCGCAACGTGGTCATCGAGAAGTCCTTCGGTTCCCCGATCATCACCAAGGACGGCGTGACCGTGGCCAAGGAAGTCGAGCTTGAGGACAAGTTCGAGAACATGGGCGCCCAGATGGTCAAGGAAGTCGCTTCCAAGACCTCCGACATCGCCGGCGACGGCACCACCACCGCCACCATCCTGGCCCAGGCCATTTTCACCGAGGGCGTCAAGCTCGTGGCCGCCGGCCGCAATCCCATGGCCATCAAGCGCGGCATCGACAAGGCGGTCGCCTCCGTCGTCGCCGAGCTCGAGACCCTGGCCAAGCCCACCCGCGACCAGAAGGAAATCGCCCAGGTCGGCACGATTTCCGCCAACTCCGACGCCACCATCGGCAACATCATCGCCGAGGCCATGAACAAGGTCGGCAAGGAAGGCGTCATCACCGTCGAGGAAGCCAAGGGCATGGAAACCACCCTTGACGTCGTCGAAGGCATGCAGTTCGACCGCGGCTATCTCTCCCCCTACTTCGTCACCGATCCCGAGCGGATGGTTTGCGAGCTCGACGAGCCGCTGATCCTCATCAACGAGAAGAAAATCGCCGCCATGAAGGACCTGCTGCCTGTTCTCGAGCAGGTCGCCAAGATGTCCCGTCCCCTGCTGATCGTGGCCGAGGATATCGAGGGTGAGGCCCTGGCCACCCTGGTCGTCAACAAGCTGCGCGGCACCCTGCAGGTTTGCGCCGTCAAGGCCCCGGGCTTCGGCGACCGCCGCAAGGCCATGCTGGAAGACATCGCCATCCTCACCGGCGGCCAGGCCGTCTCCGAGGACCTCGGCGTCAAGCTGGAAAACATCACCCTGGTCGACCTCGGCAAGGCCAAGCGCGTGCTCGTCGACAAGGAAAACACCACCATCGTCGACGGCTCCGGCGACGCCGACAAGATCAAGGCCCGGGTCAAGCAGATCCGCGCCCAGATCGATGAGACCACCTCCAGCTACGACAAGGAAAAGCTCCAGGAGCGCCTGGCCAAGATCGTCGGCGGCGTTGCCGTCATCAATGTCGGCGCGGCCACCGAGACCGAGATGAAAGAGAAGAAGGCCCGCGTCGAAGACGCCCTGAACGCCACCCGCGCGGCCGTCGAGGAAGGCATCGTGCCTGGCGGCGGCGTCGCCCTGGTGCGCTGCGTCAAGAACCTGCCCGACCTCAAGCCGGCCGACGACGACGAGCGTGCCGGCATCGATATCGTGCTGCGCGCCATCGAAGAGCCGCTGCGCCAGATCGCCGGCAATGCCGGCTTCGAGGGCTCCATCGTCGTGGCCAAGGTGCGCGACGGCAAGGAAGGCTTCGGCTTCAACGCCGCCACCGGCGAGTACGAGGACCTGATCAAGGCCGGCGTCATCGACCCCAAAAAGGTCACCCGCATCGCCTTGCAGAACTCCTCCTCCGTGGCCGGCCTGCTCCTGACCACCGAGGCGGCCATCTGCGAAAAGCCCGAGCCCAAGAAAGATATGCCCCCGATGCCCGGCGGCGGCATGGGCGGCATGGGCGGCATGTACTAG
- a CDS encoding DUF202 domain-containing protein produces the protein MPESAPKADTVHDAPPYDLNNPQVLLAWQRNHLANERTFLAWCRTGLALFGFSFVIERFDFFIRQIQNVPMFAGMAQKHFHTEAITLSTFAVGVLVMVVATWRFWYIRRCINKGAKTFSVTPDIIFTAAVVGIIIGLFSVFWHLIVQK, from the coding sequence ATGCCGGAATCCGCGCCCAAGGCCGACACGGTCCACGACGCCCCGCCCTACGACCTCAACAATCCCCAGGTGCTTCTGGCCTGGCAGCGCAACCACCTGGCCAACGAACGCACCTTCTTGGCCTGGTGCCGCACGGGGCTGGCCCTTTTCGGCTTCAGCTTCGTCATCGAGCGCTTCGACTTCTTCATCCGGCAGATCCAAAACGTGCCAATGTTCGCCGGCATGGCCCAGAAACACTTCCACACCGAGGCCATAACGCTTTCCACCTTCGCCGTGGGCGTGCTGGTCATGGTCGTGGCCACCTGGCGTTTCTGGTACATCCGGCGTTGCATCAACAAGGGGGCCAAGACCTTTTCCGTCACCCCGGACATCATTTTCACCGCCGCCGTGGTCGGCATCATCATCGGCCTTTTTTCCGTGTT